From Candidatus Poribacteria bacterium, the proteins below share one genomic window:
- the acs gene encoding acetate--CoA ligase produces the protein MAQQSQSPSAQSLRFDPPASFRERAHIHSMDAYKRLYEESIRDPDGFWGRIASDFHWFKPWTKVRQWNEPWVEWFVGAETNITYNCLDRHLGTPRQNKAAIVFEGEPGDIQTLTYQQLHQEVCKCANALQGLGLKKGDRVALYMPMIPELAIAMLACARVGLTHSVIFGGFSAEAIRDRVNDAECKAVITADGGWRRGKVIPLKDAVDAALADGACPTVDKVLVAKRTGNPVAWDDSRDVWWSDVVDTASADCPALPLDAQHPLFILYTSGSTGKPKGVLHALGGYMVYTAYTHKMIFDIRDEDMYWCTADIGWVTGHSYIIYGPLANGATSFMFEGAPNHPDWGRFWDMVERHRVSILYTAPTAIRAFIKQGDEWPNKHDLSSLRLLGSVGEPINPEAWLWYHRVIGKERCPIVDTWWQTETGGILITPLPGITPTKPGSATLPFFGCNADIVDKDGNPVPNGEQGFLVIRDPWPGMLRTLWGDPDRFRTTYWEMVPHVYFAGDGAKRDQDGYFWVIGRIDDVVNISGHRLGTAEVEHALVGHATVAEAAVIGVPDDLTGEALVCFVTLKGSAAKSEGLKGELVEEVANEIGKFARPKEIRFTDALPKTRSGKIMRRLLRKVAANDPTLGNIDTLEDISVLARLQGDEE, from the coding sequence ATGGCGCAGCAGTCGCAGAGCCCGTCGGCGCAATCCCTGCGATTCGATCCCCCGGCATCCTTCCGCGAACGCGCCCACATCCACAGCATGGACGCGTACAAACGCCTGTATGAGGAGTCCATCCGCGACCCGGATGGGTTCTGGGGGCGTATCGCGAGCGATTTCCACTGGTTCAAGCCGTGGACGAAGGTGCGCCAGTGGAACGAGCCGTGGGTCGAGTGGTTCGTCGGCGCCGAGACGAACATCACCTACAACTGCCTGGACCGGCACCTGGGCACTCCGCGGCAGAACAAGGCGGCGATCGTCTTCGAGGGCGAACCGGGCGACATCCAGACGCTCACCTATCAGCAGCTCCACCAGGAAGTGTGCAAGTGCGCTAACGCGCTCCAGGGACTGGGGCTCAAGAAGGGCGACCGCGTCGCGCTCTACATGCCGATGATCCCGGAGCTCGCCATCGCGATGCTCGCGTGCGCGCGCGTCGGGCTGACGCATTCGGTCATCTTCGGCGGGTTCAGCGCGGAGGCGATCCGCGATCGTGTCAACGACGCCGAGTGCAAGGCAGTCATCACGGCGGACGGCGGTTGGCGTCGCGGCAAGGTGATCCCTCTCAAGGATGCCGTGGACGCGGCGTTGGCAGACGGCGCATGCCCGACGGTGGACAAGGTGCTCGTCGCGAAGCGGACAGGCAATCCCGTCGCTTGGGATGACAGCCGCGATGTGTGGTGGTCGGACGTCGTGGACACGGCGTCTGCCGACTGTCCTGCGCTGCCGCTGGACGCCCAGCATCCGCTGTTCATCCTCTACACGTCGGGTTCGACCGGGAAGCCGAAGGGCGTTTTGCACGCTCTCGGCGGCTACATGGTCTACACGGCGTACACCCACAAGATGATCTTCGACATCCGCGACGAAGACATGTACTGGTGCACGGCGGACATCGGCTGGGTGACGGGACACTCCTACATCATCTATGGGCCCTTGGCGAACGGCGCGACGTCGTTCATGTTCGAGGGAGCGCCCAACCATCCCGACTGGGGCAGGTTCTGGGACATGGTGGAACGCCACCGCGTCTCGATCCTCTACACGGCTCCGACGGCGATTCGCGCGTTCATCAAGCAGGGCGACGAGTGGCCCAACAAGCACGATCTGTCGAGCCTGCGCCTGCTGGGAAGCGTCGGCGAGCCGATCAATCCCGAAGCGTGGCTCTGGTACCACCGCGTCATCGGCAAGGAACGCTGCCCCATCGTCGATACGTGGTGGCAGACCGAGACGGGCGGCATCCTCATCACGCCGCTGCCGGGCATCACACCGACGAAGCCGGGGAGCGCGACGCTGCCGTTCTTCGGATGCAATGCGGACATTGTGGACAAGGACGGGAATCCCGTCCCCAACGGCGAACAAGGGTTCCTGGTCATCCGCGACCCATGGCCCGGCATGCTGCGGACGCTCTGGGGCGACCCGGACCGGTTCCGCACGACCTACTGGGAGATGGTTCCTCACGTCTACTTCGCCGGTGACGGCGCGAAGCGCGACCAAGACGGCTACTTCTGGGTCATCGGCCGCATCGACGACGTCGTGAACATCTCCGGGCATCGGCTCGGCACGGCGGAGGTGGAGCACGCGCTCGTGGGCCACGCCACCGTCGCGGAAGCCGCCGTGATCGGCGTGCCGGACGACCTGACCGGCGAGGCGCTCGTCTGCTTCGTGACCCTCAAGGGGAGCGCGGCGAAGTCGGAGGGATTGAAGGGCGAGCTCGTCGAGGAAGTCGCCAACGAGATTGGGAAGTTCGCGCGTCCGAAGGAGATCCGGTTCACGGACGCGCTGCCCAAGACGCGTTCGGGCAAGATCATGCGCCGGCTCCTGCGGAAGGTCGCCGCGAACGACCCGACGTTGGGCAACATCGACACGCTCGAGGATATCTCGGTCTTGGCGCGGCTCCAGGGCGACGAAGAGTGA
- a CDS encoding aminomethyl transferase family protein, which yields MKARGREAKARERAMNADIANRERIAREVNAVRTSVGYADLSNRGKLRITGRERATWLHNIVSNMVEKLAVGDGNYGTFLTDRGKMVGDFRLLVRDDCLLLDTEPELADSLPAAMDRFLISEDAEIHRDHDRWTLLGLMGPQSAEWVSRALVIDVPGLALYGSIEAERDGTRVVVSRQNRAGETGYDLWLDPSLAAKVRDMLSTAGVTEIGSDALEVLRIEAGIARYGADTHDDIIPLEARLDHAIHYEKGCYIGQEIIARMHYRGHPNKLLICLRFDGGVVPEPLTDIYPEPGAEKRNGWVTSTTYSPTLDAVIGLGYVRAQQAITGARFVVKVGDDWVGVELSEKPFIVGG from the coding sequence ATGAAGGCTCGGGGACGAGAGGCAAAGGCAAGGGAACGCGCCATGAACGCCGATATCGCCAACAGGGAACGCATCGCGCGGGAAGTGAACGCCGTTCGGACCAGCGTCGGGTACGCCGACCTGTCCAATCGGGGTAAGCTGCGCATCACGGGACGCGAACGCGCGACGTGGCTCCACAACATCGTGTCCAATATGGTCGAGAAGCTCGCCGTCGGCGACGGCAACTATGGAACCTTCCTGACGGATCGCGGCAAGATGGTGGGCGACTTCCGCCTGCTTGTCCGCGACGACTGCCTGCTGTTGGACACGGAACCCGAACTTGCCGACTCGCTTCCGGCGGCGATGGACAGGTTCCTCATCTCGGAAGACGCGGAGATCCACCGCGACCACGACCGCTGGACACTGCTCGGCCTGATGGGCCCGCAGTCGGCTGAGTGGGTGTCCCGCGCGCTGGTGATCGACGTGCCGGGGTTGGCGCTGTACGGTTCCATCGAAGCGGAACGCGACGGGACGAGGGTCGTCGTCTCGCGTCAGAACCGCGCGGGCGAGACAGGCTACGACCTGTGGCTCGATCCGTCCCTCGCGGCGAAGGTGAGGGACATGCTGTCAACTGCCGGAGTCACGGAGATCGGCTCCGACGCGCTGGAGGTGCTCCGCATCGAGGCGGGGATCGCGCGCTACGGCGCGGACACCCACGACGACATCATCCCGCTCGAAGCGCGGTTGGATCACGCCATCCACTACGAGAAGGGCTGCTACATCGGGCAGGAGATCATCGCCCGGATGCACTACCGGGGTCACCCGAACAAGCTGCTGATCTGCCTACGGTTCGATGGGGGCGTCGTGCCGGAACCGCTGACGGACATCTACCCGGAGCCGGGCGCGGAGAAGCGCAACGGCTGGGTGACCAGCACGACCTACTCGCCGACGCTCGACGCCGTCATCGGATTGGGGTACGTGCGGGCGCAGCAGGCGATCACCGGCGCACGGTTCGTCGTGAAGGTCGGCGACGATTGGGTGGGTGTCGAGCTGTCCGAGAAGCCCTTCATCGTCGGCGGATAG